One Ilumatobacter fluminis genomic window, GTCGTCGGTTCGGGCCCGCAGGTCGTCGCCGCGGACGGTGAAGAACTGGGCGCCGGCGTCGAACGTGGCGTCCCCGATCGCGATCGTGCCGAGTCGGCCGCCGATCGTGTCGTTGCGTTCGAGGACGACGACGTCATGATCCGTTGCGAGTCGAGCAGCCGCGCTCAGCCCGGCGATACCGGCGCCGACGACCGCGACGCGCATCAGCCGACGGACCGGGCGGCGACGCCGTCGTCCGACTCGGCGGTGCGGTCGACGAACGCCTGCTCGGCGCGCCCGAGGAAGTCGAGCATCACCCGGTTGAACGTGGTGGCGTGTTCGATCATGAAGCCGTGCGCAGCACCGCTCACCACGACGAGTTCGGCGGTCGGGATGAGGTCGGCGAGCTGCTCGGAGTCACCGCGCGGCGTCAGGATGTCCTGGTTGCCGACGATGACCAGCGTCGGCACGTCAATCGAGGGCAGGAGCGACTTGAGCTCGTCGTCGATCGACAAGATGCCGGCAACCTGGCTGGCGAACGCGTGCGGCGGACGGGCCAACGCCAGCGGGCCCATCCAGCCGATCGCCGGGGTGAGCCGGCGGAACGAGCGCGGCCCGATGACCCAGCGGGCGGCCTGTGCCGTCATGGCACCGACGCCTCGGGTCTGGGCGATCTCGGCCCACTCGGCGAGCAGCTCGCGCCGCCACGGGTGGTGCTGACAGGCAGTGCAGGCCAGGGTCAGCGAGCGCACCCGCTCGGGGTGGCGGATGCCGATGATCTGGGTGATCGCGCCGCCCATCGAGGCGCCGATCACGTGCGCCCGCTCGACCCCGACGGCGTCGAGCACCGCGATCGCATCGTCGGCCATCTGTTCGAGCGAGTACGCGCCGTACGGCTTGTCGCTGCGGCCGGCGCCCCGATTGTCGAGCGCGATCGTGTGGTAGTTCGGGGCCAGCGCGAGTCGCTGGAGATCCCACCCGTGCTTGTCGGCGCCGAGCCCCTGGATCATCAAGACCGGCGGGCCGCTGCGACGGCCGGACTCGCGGTAGTGGAGGCGGATGCCGTCGCTCGACCGGATGTACGGCATCAGACGCCTCCGATCCCGTTGAACGGCATCCAGTCGAGCGGGGTGCCGGTGAGGGCGCCGCCGAACTCGTCGAGGAGGGCGTCGAGGTGTGCTTGGAGCGCGTCGGCCGTCTCGAGTTCGTCGAGCGGGCCGCGGCGCTTGCGGGAGAGCCGGATCGGGGCGCCGATCTCGACTCGCGCCGCGCGACGGAACGGAACGGAGACCGTCGCCGCCGGGATCGAGGGCACCTTCGCCATCACCGCGGAGCCGACGATGCGGTGGTCGACCACACCGGCGCTGCGGTTCGTGTTCTCGGTGGCGGCGCCGAGCACGACGAGCTCGTTCGCCCGCAGGGCGCTCTCGATCTCGCGCGGGATCGGCAGGAGTCCACCGAGTCGCTGCATGGCGGGACCGAGCGGTGCCACGTCGGGGCGGCCGACGAACCGCACCGGCCGGTCGACCTCGGCGCCGATCGCCAGTGCGGCGAACACGGGTGCCAGCGCGAACCGGCGGGCATTGACGACGATCAGCGCGCCCTTGCGCTTGGGGATGTGTTCGGCACCGCCGACGGAGATGTTCCAGCGGAGACGGCTGGCTGCCCACGCCCGGTTGACGATGCCGTTGTCGCGGCCCCAGTCGTCGACCTCGTTGGCCGTCCAGACACGAACCGAGCCCGCTGCGGTGCCGACGGCGTCGACCGCCTGGCCGCCCAGGTTGCGGGCGGGCATCGTGATCACGTCGGCGAGTTGGCGTGCCGGATTGCTCATGACGCTGACTCCCAGGCGACGGTGGGTGGGGTGTGGACGACGCTCGGCCAGCCGTAGAGCTGGTCGATGACATCGCTGGTCGACGTGGTGGGGGCGAAGCCGAGCACGTCGCGGGCTCGCTGGCCGTCTGCCAGGCGTCCGCGATGGAACATCTCCTGGACGTGATCGGGGATCGGTGCGCCGGCGAGATGGTTGACCGCTCGTGCGACCCGCCACTCGGGACCGATGAGCGGGACGGGAAGACGACGGCCGCGGCGGATCGCCTGGTACGCCGTGATCGCGCCGGGAGCGACGACGTTGAGCGGTTCGTCGAGTCGTGCCTTGGCGGCGAGCACGAACGCCTCGGCGGCGTCGTGCTGGTGGATGACCGCGAACGGCGGATCGGCGAGGGCGCTGAAGGGCACGGCCGGCATGCGCAGCACGCGGCCGAGCGCGCTCGGGACGTGCGGCCCGAGCACGGTGGCCAGGCGGAGCGTGCCGACCGAGACGCCGACCCGGCGGCCGATCGCTCGAGCGGTGCGTTCGATGTCGGCGACCATGTGGCCGTAGTCGCTGGTGGGGTCACGCGGTTCGCGCTCGGTCGGGCGGGTGAGCGAGTTGCGGTTGCGGCCGTAGATCTCGATACCGCTGCGGACGACGATCGACTCGAGCGCCCGGCATTCGGCGGCGGCTCCGAGGATCGATGTCGCGGCGTCGTCGGTCAGCGATCGGGCCGTCGCGGTGCTGGCACGGGCGTTCGGCTCCCACACCGCGATGTGGATCACGACGTGGGGGTTGAACGCCGTGACGGTGTCGACGGTGCGGTCGTGCTGGCCGGGCACGATACGATGGAAGACCGCCCGCCGAAGGCGCCTGCGGGGCGGATCGACGTCGATGCCCTCGAGCGATCCCACCCACGGCTCGTCTTCGAGCAGACTGGCAACCCGCGAACCCAGCTCCCCACCCATGCCGCTGACGAGTACCCGTACGCCTGCCATCGAGAACCACGCTATCCGAGCGCGCCGTCGCCGCGTCCGATCGGGTGTGGCGGCCGTCACGTTCCTGGCCACGGCGTCGGTCGGGTCGGCTGCCGCATTGGGCGGCATCACCGACGCCGGTGAGGTCGATTCTGCCGCCGAACGGGTCATCACCACGGGCGAGGGGCTCCTGTTCCCGATCGAGCCGTCGCCCATGTGCGAAGTGCTGAACAACTTCGGCGGCCACAGCAAGGCCCAAGGCGCGGGTCAGCACGACGGGGTCGACATCGGGGCGATGGAAGGCCAGGAGGTCTATGCCGTGGCAGACGGTGTGCTCGAGATCCAGCACACCGACCCGGACACGAGCGCCGGACTCGGATGGCGTCTGTGGGTCGACAACCCGATCGACGGCCCGGTCCAGTACCGCTACTACCACCTCGCCGGATTCGCCGACGGGCTCGAAGAGGGCAGCGTCGTCACCAAGGGGCAGGTCATCGGCTACGTCGGTGACACCGGCAACGCATCACCGGGCGGCTGGCACCTGCACTTCGAGGTCCGTCCGGGCCCGAAGCAGCGATACGGGTCGCCCGAACCGGTCGATCCCGTACCCCTGCTCGACATCCCCACCATCTGCAACGTCTACTGACCAGAAGGGGTCAGGCACCTTCTGGCGTTCCAGGTCGAGGACGTAGCGAGGTCAGTGCCAGAAGGTGCCTGACCCCTTCTGGCGTTCCAGGTCGAGGACGTCGCGAGGTCAGCGCCAGAAGGTGCCTGACCCCTTCTGGTGTCAGCGGAGGCCGGCGGCGTCTTTGACGACGTCTCTCGCCCAGGGGTCGAGCTTGCGGTGGGTGAGGCGCTCCGTCATCTCGATCGCCTTGGTCGGGTCGTCGATCAGGCCGGCCCAGCGGATGTAGCCACCCATGATGCCGACGATGCGGTCGCCCAGCTCCTCGCCGTGCACCATGACCTTGTTGCCGTTCTTGAGCAGGTCGTCGAGCTCGCTGTAGAAGGCCCGCAGCCAGGCATCGCGCTCGTCGTTGCGGAACGGGCGGTGCCGGTACGGCATGTTGAGTTCTTCGTAGTTGTGCAGGTTGCTCGACGCCTGGATGATCGAGATCACGTAGTTGAACCCGTTCTCACGGAGCCAGATGATCTCCTCCTGGCGGCGGACGCGACGATGGTTCTCGCCGTAACCACCCGGGCGCTCGCAGATCGCCAGCTTGTCCTGGAGGATCCAGGTGAGATGGCGCGGCTGGATGCCGAGCGCCCACTTGCCGCGCAGCTTCGGGGGCATCAGGCGGTCTCCGTGGGGCGGGTGGCGGTGTTCGATCGCGTCGACATGCGGGTGTCGATGCTACCGCGCCGGCGGAACGATGTGGAAAGCCTGCTGGGAACGTTCGACACGTCGTCCGCCAGGGAGCTCGCACGCCACCGCCCGCCCGTGGGCGACGTCGAGCACCCGGTCGATCGCCGCAGCGTCGGGCGGATAGCCGGACTCGGTCAGCCACCGCCGCAGTGCACGTCGTGCGATCGCCGGGTCGGCGGCGGCAACGGCCCGTGCGTCGGTGGGGTCGATCTCGGCAGCGAGGGCATCGAGTACCCGGTCGTCGTCGCGGAGCAGGTCGGCGGTGCGGGCGACGATCGGGGCGACGTCGCGACGGGCGATGTCGCCCATCAGCGGGAGTAACTCGTGACGGACGCGGTTGCGCCAGATGCTGTCGCTGGCGTTCGACGGGTCGACCACGGGGTCGATGCCGGCCTCGCGGCACACCGCCTCGGTGTCGTCCCGCCGCAGCGCGAGGAGCGGGTGGTCCGGTCCGGGCGTGATCGACGACAGGCCGGTCGTACCGCTGCCACGGAGCAGGCGGAGCAGCAGCGTCTCGGCCTGGTCGTCGAGGGTGTGGCCGGTCATCGCCCCGGTCGGGAGCACCGCCCGGCGTGCATCTCGGGCACGTGCTTCGAGATTCGGACCCGGTGTCACCTCGACCCGGTGGACGACGACCTCGACGCCGAGCCGGTCACCGATCGCGCACGCTCGGGCGGCGTCGTCGGCGGATTCGGGTCGGATGCCGTGATCGACGTGGTGCGCGACGACGTCGAGGCCGGCGTGGAGGGCCAGGGCCAGCAACGCGGACGAGTCGGGGCCACCGGAGAAGGCGGCAGCGACGGGGCGTGGCGCGTCAGGGAAGGTGCAGCGGGGGAGGAGCCGGTCGAGCTCGTTCAGAGCTCTTGCTCGCGGCCGCGCTTCCCGCCGGGGTAGCGCTGCGACGACACCTGCTTGAGGTAGCCGCCGATGAGCGCGACGGCGCCCGCGATTCCTGCGATGAGCAGGACCAGACCGATCCACCAGTGCCAGATGTAGGCGGCAAGCATGGGTGTCAGCGTAGCGAGCGGAGGCGCCGGTCGCGGCATCCGCTCGCGATCGACGGCCGGTTCAGGACCGGAATGGGAGCGGGTTCAGGCCTGGTCGGGGGCGCCGATGATGCCGTCGCCGTCGAAGTCGGTGTCGAAACACGATTCGATCTTGGCGAGCAGGCCCGGCGGCACCTCGTCGTTCGAGCACTTCCGACGGATCGCCGACTTGAGCTCGGCGTGGAAGTCGAACGCCTGCAGGCAGTCCATGCAGCCGTCGAGGTGGAGGTGGATGTGCCCGCGCAGTTCTTCGCTCAGTTCGCCGTCGAGATAGGCGTCGAGTTCGCGGATGGTTTCGTTGCAATCGGCCATGTGTCGTGCTGGGTCAGGTGTCGGCGCCACTCGGTGCGCCGGTGAGGCCCCGTGCCTCTGCGTAGTCGTACAACGCGCGCTGCATCGCTTTTCTTCCCCGATGGAGGCGACTCATCACGGTGCCGATCGGGATGTCGAGCATCTCGGCGATCTCTTTGTAGGCGAACCCCTCCACGTCGGCGAGCAGGACGGGGAGTCGGAAGTTCTCCGGCAGGTCTTCGAGGGCCTGTTTCACCTCGTCGTCGGTGAAGATGTCGAGGAACTGCTCCTCGGCCGACATCGACGCCGCAGCGGTCTCCATCGAACCGAGTCGACGGTACAGGTAGAGGTCTTCGACGTCGGCGAGGTCGCTCTCCTGTGGGCGGCGCTGCTTCGCCCGGTACCGGTTGATGTAGGCGTTCGTGAGGATCCGGAACAGCCACGCCCGCAGGTTGGTGCCCTCCTGGAACGTGTGGAAGCTGCGGAAGCCGCGGAGGTACGCCTCCTGCACGAGGTCTTCCGCGTCGGCCTGATTGCGTGTCATGCGCAACGCCGCCGAGTAGAGCTGCGGTGCGTACTCCATCGCCTGGTCGGCGAACGTGCTCTGATCGGCCACGGCAGCGACCCTAACGCGTCCGTTCCTCGACCGCTCAGGGCGATCGGGCCGGCAGGTCAGTCGTCGAGACGGTCGTTGTTCAGGTCGTCGAGCAGTTCGTCGATCGTCGCGACGAAACGCTCGAGATAGGAGGCGAACTCCTCGAGTTCGTGGTCGTCGAACGGTTCGAGGATGCGTCGCATCGCCATCGTCCGGAGCTTGCGGATGCGGCGCACGGTGTCGACGCCCTGCTGGGTCGCGATCGCCTGGACGTAGCGTCGGTCGTCGTCGATCTGGCGTCGCTCCGCTAGCCCGAGCTTGACGAGCCGGTCGACGGCGCGGGTGGCCGTGCTCGGGTCGACGTGCATGGCGTCGGCGAAGTCGCTCATCCGGATGCCGCCGCGGTGGGCGGCGATGATCTCGAGCGCGTCGGTCTGGGCCTGTTCGAGCTTCGGCCCGTCGGGGCCGAGCAGGTGGGCCCGCATCGCTGTGCCGGTCGCGTTTCGTCGCAGCTCGCGCCAGGCGAGGGCGATCCGATCGGAGGTGGTCGGCGGGCGACTCACGCTGCGCCCCGGTGGCTCGACATGGCCCGGGAGCGTAGGACGATCGGCGGACGAGGGCGAAGCCGGGTCAGCCGGTGCCGACGATGAGCTGGTCGACGGGGGCGAAGTCGTCGGTGAGCGTCATGGCGTCGCCGATCCAGGTGTCGAGATCGTCGACGAGTTCGCCGTCGTCGCCGGCGGCACGTCGGGCCTCGTCCCACGCGTCGATGTCGAGCGTCGCGTCGCCGGCCAGGATCACCGAGTTCGCGATCGCACCGTCCACCACGCCGGCGCTGCGGATCACCGCCACCCGGTCGAACGTGGTGAGGAGGGTGGCCGCCTCGGCACGGAGGAACGACTGGTCGCCGCCGTCGATCACGTTCACGACGTAGATGCCGTCGTCGCGGAGTACCCGGTCGACGTCGGCGAGGAATTCCTCCGTCGTCAGGTGCCACGGTACGGAGCGGCTGCCGAATGCGTCGCCGACGACGACGTCGGCCGAGTCGTCGGCCATGCGGCGGACCGCCTGGCGGCCGTCGCCGGTGATGATCTCGACCGGTGGCAGACCGAACTCGTCGTCGACGACGTCGATCAGTTCGGGGTCGATCTCGAGCACGGTCTGGTCGGTGTCGGGACGGGTCGTCGCCAGCCACCGTGGGAGCGTCAGTGCACCGCCGCCGATCGCCACGACGTCGATGTCGGGGGCGGGGTTCTGGGTGTCGATCGCGTCGGCGATGCGGCGGGTGTACCAGAACTCGAGGCGGGTCGGGTCATCGGGGTCGACGTAGCTGTGGCGGAGATCGTCGAGCACGAGGATCCGGCCCGACTCATCATCGGGATCGTCGACGATCGAGAGGCAGTAGTAGGCCGTCTGGACGTCGCACGGGGTGTCGGTGACGGCGACGCCGGCCAGGCCGAGGAGCGCCACGCCGCTCGCCGAGAGCATCAGGGTGGCGTCGACCAACCGGTTGGCGAGCCACATCGCCACGCCGGTGAGCGCCAGGAGGCCGCCGACGGCGACGATCAGGGTCGTGACCGCGGCGAACGCGACGAGCACGTAGCCGGCGAGAAAGGTGCCGGCGATGGCACCGGCCGTGCCCCACGCGGAGAGTCGGCCGACGACGGCGCCCGTCCGGGCGAGATCACGCAACTGGAGCTTGACGACGGCCGGCGGAACCGCGCTGAGCACGGCGGCCGAGGGCCCGAATGCCCACAGCGCCAGGATGATGCTCGACCGGCTGTCGCCATCGGGGCCGGGGTCGCCGCCGAGGAACCGGACGATCGGGATCGACGCGATCGCAAGGGCCCCGCCGAAGGTGAGGAACAGGGGGATGAGGCGGTTCGGGTCGTATCGATCGGCGGCGACACCGCCGGCCCAGGCACCGATCGCGATGCCGGCGAGGATCGTGCCGATGATCGCCGTGTAGGTCTCCAGGTTGACGCCGACGTACGGTGCGAGCAGGCGGCCGGCGAGGATCTCGAGCACCAGGACCGACCCGGAGGTGACGGTCACGAGGGCGACGGCGAGCCCGTTCGGGAGGGCGTGCGACCCAGGGGAGCCGGTCGACCCGTCGCCGCTCCGGACGTCGCCGCTGTGGACGCCGCCGCTCTGGACGTCGGGGCCCGGGACGTCGTCGGTCATCCAGGCAGGCTAGGTCGGAACCGTCGTGAGCGCGATGGGACACGGGTGCCGGGCCTCGGCCATGATCTGGTCATGTCACGCCGATCGCTCGTCTCGCTCGTCGCCCTCGCTCTCGCCGCATCCGCCTGCGGCGGATCGGACGACGAGTCGGCCGACACCACCACCGCTCCCGCGACCACCGAACCGACCGACGTCACCGACACCACCGAGGCGACCGACACGACCGTGCCGGCGACGACAACGGCGCCCGAGACGACAACGGCGCCCGAGACCACGACCGCTCCGGAGACGACAGCCGCTCCCGAGACGACGGCACCGGCGACGACCGTCGCCGAGCAGCCGTTCACACCGGTGGGCGAGGGCGAGTACGAGGTCGGCGTGCAGACCATCACCCTCGACGACGACCCCGAGCGGCCGCTGACGGTCGACGTGTGGTTCCCGCTCGACGCCGCCACCGACGTGTCGACGCTCGCCCCCGTCCAGTACACGATGATCCCCGGCGTGTACTACGAGTCGCCGGTCGCCTTCACGGCCACACCCGACGCCCTGTCGGCCGACGGACCGTTCCCGTTGGTCGTGTACTCGCACGGCAGCGGTGGGCTGCGGTACATCCACAGCGCATACACCGAGGCGCTCGCCAGCCACGGATACGTCGTCGCAGCACCTGATCACACCGGCAACACGGCGATCGAACGGATCGCCGGCGGCGGTGCCGACCCGGCCGTCATCTCGTTCAACCGTCCGAACGACGTGCGTCGGGTGATCGACGCGATGACCGACCCGGCCGATCCGTCGGCCGGACCTGCCGCCGCCGGCGTCGACGCCGAGCAGGTGGTCGTCACCGGACACTCCTTCGGTGGCTTCACGACGATCGCCATGGCGACCGGTTTCTCGAACGAGTTGGGTGAGTTCCCCGTCGACGAGCGGGTCGACGCGATCATCCCGCTCGCCCCGGCCGTGAGCTCGAACGCCTTCTCCGACGAGGCCCTCGCCACGATCGACGTCCCGATGATGGTCGTGGTCGGCTCTGACGACATCACGACGCCGGTCGATCCCAACGTGACCCGCCTCTGGGACAACGCGACCCTCAGCTCGCCGTCGTACCGCGTCGAGCTGGTCGCCGGCGAGCACCAGTCGTTCACCGATCTGTGCGCCTATCAGGACGAGGTGCCGAACCTGCCCGACATCCCCGAGATCGTGATCGACACGATCGAGACGATGGGTGCCGAGGGGTGCTCCGACGACGACATGGACCCGGCCCGCGTCGCCGAACTGCTCGACACGTACGTGCTGGCGTTCCTCGACGAGGTGCTCGCCGACGGGCCGTCCGTCCTCGAGGCGACGGGGACACCGCCCGACGACGTGGTGTTCGACGCCCGCTGAAATCCCTGATCGCGCAATGCGCGATCTGGCACAGTCTCCGACCGACCCCCAACACGATCGAGGAAGCCATCATGCAGCGTCACCACACCACCCGAACCAACCGAACCGCCCGCCTCGTCACGAGTGTCGCCCTCGCCGGCGCCGTCCTGCTCGGCGCGTGCGGCTCCGACGACGACGAACCTGCCGCCGAGCCCGCAGCGGAGGAGCCGGCGGACGACTCGGCGAGCGACTCGAACAGCGACTCGGGTGACGACTCGTCGAGCGACTCGGGCGATGGTGACGCCGGTGAGGCGGGCGACGACACGACATCCGGAGGCGACGCGTCGGTGGAGGGCGCTGCCGAACTGGGCCAGGAGGTGGCCGACGACATCCTCGGCGCCGTCGACGAGGACGGGACGCTGAGCGATGCGATCTCGTCGCTGTCGCCCGAGACCCGTTTCGGTGCCGTGGCGAGCCAGCTCGAGCCCGAGCCCGAGATCGTCGTCGACGGTACGACGATCCGGTTCGTGTTCCCCGGCGGCACGACCGA contains:
- a CDS encoding alpha/beta fold hydrolase, with the protein product MPYIRSSDGIRLHYRESGRRSGPPVLMIQGLGADKHGWDLQRLALAPNYHTIALDNRGAGRSDKPYGAYSLEQMADDAIAVLDAVGVERAHVIGASMGGAITQIIGIRHPERVRSLTLACTACQHHPWRRELLAEWAEIAQTRGVGAMTAQAARWVIGPRSFRRLTPAIGWMGPLALARPPHAFASQVAGILSIDDELKSLLPSIDVPTLVIVGNQDILTPRGDSEQLADLIPTAELVVVSGAAHGFMIEHATTFNRVMLDFLGRAEQAFVDRTAESDDGVAARSVG
- a CDS encoding NAD-dependent epimerase/dehydratase family protein, giving the protein MAGVRVLVSGMGGELGSRVASLLEDEPWVGSLEGIDVDPPRRRLRRAVFHRIVPGQHDRTVDTVTAFNPHVVIHIAVWEPNARASTATARSLTDDAATSILGAAAECRALESIVVRSGIEIYGRNRNSLTRPTEREPRDPTSDYGHMVADIERTARAIGRRVGVSVGTLRLATVLGPHVPSALGRVLRMPAVPFSALADPPFAVIHQHDAAEAFVLAAKARLDEPLNVVAPGAITAYQAIRRGRRLPVPLIGPEWRVARAVNHLAGAPIPDHVQEMFHRGRLADGQRARDVLGFAPTTSTSDVIDQLYGWPSVVHTPPTVAWESAS
- a CDS encoding M23 family metallopeptidase; translation: MAAVTFLATASVGSAAALGGITDAGEVDSAAERVITTGEGLLFPIEPSPMCEVLNNFGGHSKAQGAGQHDGVDIGAMEGQEVYAVADGVLEIQHTDPDTSAGLGWRLWVDNPIDGPVQYRYYHLAGFADGLEEGSVVTKGQVIGYVGDTGNASPGGWHLHFEVRPGPKQRYGSPEPVDPVPLLDIPTICNVY
- the tilS gene encoding tRNA lysidine(34) synthetase TilS, with the translated sequence MNELDRLLPRCTFPDAPRPVAAAFSGGPDSSALLALALHAGLDVVAHHVDHGIRPESADDAARACAIGDRLGVEVVVHRVEVTPGPNLEARARDARRAVLPTGAMTGHTLDDQAETLLLRLLRGSGTTGLSSITPGPDHPLLALRRDDTEAVCREAGIDPVVDPSNASDSIWRNRVRHELLPLMGDIARRDVAPIVARTADLLRDDDRVLDALAAEIDPTDARAVAAADPAIARRALRRWLTESGYPPDAAAIDRVLDVAHGRAVACELPGGRRVERSQQAFHIVPPAR
- a CDS encoding zf-HC2 domain-containing protein, with amino-acid sequence MADCNETIRELDAYLDGELSEELRGHIHLHLDGCMDCLQAFDFHAELKSAIRRKCSNDEVPPGLLAKIESCFDTDFDGDGIIGAPDQA
- a CDS encoding sigma-70 family RNA polymerase sigma factor; this encodes MADQSTFADQAMEYAPQLYSAALRMTRNQADAEDLVQEAYLRGFRSFHTFQEGTNLRAWLFRILTNAYINRYRAKQRRPQESDLADVEDLYLYRRLGSMETAAASMSAEEQFLDIFTDDEVKQALEDLPENFRLPVLLADVEGFAYKEIAEMLDIPIGTVMSRLHRGRKAMQRALYDYAEARGLTGAPSGADT
- a CDS encoding MarR family winged helix-turn-helix transcriptional regulator, with protein sequence MSRPPTTSDRIALAWRELRRNATGTAMRAHLLGPDGPKLEQAQTDALEIIAAHRGGIRMSDFADAMHVDPSTATRAVDRLVKLGLAERRQIDDDRRYVQAIATQQGVDTVRRIRKLRTMAMRRILEPFDDHELEEFASYLERFVATIDELLDDLNNDRLDD
- a CDS encoding fused MFS/spermidine synthase; translated protein: MTDDVPGPDVQSGGVHSGDVRSGDGSTGSPGSHALPNGLAVALVTVTSGSVLVLEILAGRLLAPYVGVNLETYTAIIGTILAGIAIGAWAGGVAADRYDPNRLIPLFLTFGGALAIASIPIVRFLGGDPGPDGDSRSSIILALWAFGPSAAVLSAVPPAVVKLQLRDLARTGAVVGRLSAWGTAGAIAGTFLAGYVLVAFAAVTTLIVAVGGLLALTGVAMWLANRLVDATLMLSASGVALLGLAGVAVTDTPCDVQTAYYCLSIVDDPDDESGRILVLDDLRHSYVDPDDPTRLEFWYTRRIADAIDTQNPAPDIDVVAIGGGALTLPRWLATTRPDTDQTVLEIDPELIDVVDDEFGLPPVEIITGDGRQAVRRMADDSADVVVGDAFGSRSVPWHLTTEEFLADVDRVLRDDGIYVVNVIDGGDQSFLRAEAATLLTTFDRVAVIRSAGVVDGAIANSVILAGDATLDIDAWDEARRAAGDDGELVDDLDTWIGDAMTLTDDFAPVDQLIVGTG
- a CDS encoding alpha/beta hydrolase family protein, translated to MSRRSLVSLVALALAASACGGSDDESADTTTAPATTEPTDVTDTTEATDTTVPATTTAPETTTAPETTTAPETTAAPETTAPATTVAEQPFTPVGEGEYEVGVQTITLDDDPERPLTVDVWFPLDAATDVSTLAPVQYTMIPGVYYESPVAFTATPDALSADGPFPLVVYSHGSGGLRYIHSAYTEALASHGYVVAAPDHTGNTAIERIAGGGADPAVISFNRPNDVRRVIDAMTDPADPSAGPAAAGVDAEQVVVTGHSFGGFTTIAMATGFSNELGEFPVDERVDAIIPLAPAVSSNAFSDEALATIDVPMMVVVGSDDITTPVDPNVTRLWDNATLSSPSYRVELVAGEHQSFTDLCAYQDEVPNLPDIPEIVIDTIETMGAEGCSDDDMDPARVAELLDTYVLAFLDEVLADGPSVLEATGTPPDDVVFDAR